The proteins below are encoded in one region of Enhydrobacter sp.:
- a CDS encoding LuxR C-terminal-related transcriptional regulator, producing the protein MDHVIDEGVRERGRLEAIARALGDGVVLVDRSGEILWIDRATRRRIDGELGKLDLPLPRPAGRAIDCFAAPVDLTVNGERLSLCVLQEADARADSGQDLLAALETIMADSASWLTRTVLDKLKAIGRPVESNGPARGRDLDLLSDREREVLGLICEGKSGTAIGDILGLSENTVRNHIASLYRKIGVNRRSGAIIWARERGITGRDSIAIGRAGRNRERARQAQRLLGD; encoded by the coding sequence ATGGATCACGTCATCGACGAGGGCGTGCGCGAGCGCGGGCGGCTGGAGGCGATCGCCAGGGCACTGGGCGACGGCGTCGTCCTGGTCGACCGGAGCGGCGAGATCCTGTGGATCGACCGCGCGACGCGCCGGCGCATCGATGGCGAGCTCGGCAAGCTCGACCTGCCGCTGCCGCGTCCCGCCGGGCGCGCGATCGACTGCTTCGCCGCGCCGGTCGATCTCACCGTCAATGGCGAGCGGCTGAGCCTCTGCGTGCTGCAGGAGGCCGACGCGCGCGCGGACAGCGGACAGGATCTGCTCGCGGCGCTGGAGACCATCATGGCCGACAGCGCCTCGTGGCTGACGCGCACCGTGCTCGACAAGCTCAAGGCCATCGGCCGGCCGGTCGAGTCGAACGGGCCGGCGCGCGGGCGCGATCTCGACCTCCTGAGCGATCGCGAGCGCGAGGTGCTGGGCCTGATCTGCGAGGGCAAGAGCGGCACCGCGATCGGCGACATCCTCGGCCTCTCCGAGAACACCGTGCGCAACCACATCGCCTCGCTCTACCGCAAGATCGGCGTCAACCGCCGCTCGGGCGCGATCATCTGGGCGCGCGAGCGCGGCATCACCGGCCGCGACTCGATCGCGATCGGCCGCGCCGGCCGCAACCGCGAGCGCGCGCGGCAGGCGCAGCGGCTACTAGGCGACTAG
- a CDS encoding circadian clock KaiB family protein has translation MLRLYIAGNSASSRRAEQNLALLRRHMKPGEWKIEVIDVLLRPDLAEKAGILATPTLSCDLSSRPRRVVGDLGDTRRVLEFLGIEPGGDGA, from the coding sequence ATGCTCCGCCTCTACATCGCCGGCAATTCCGCCAGCTCGCGACGGGCCGAGCAGAACCTTGCCCTGCTGCGACGACACATGAAGCCCGGCGAGTGGAAGATCGAGGTCATCGACGTGCTGCTGCGGCCCGATCTGGCCGAGAAGGCGGGCATCCTCGCCACCCCCACCCTGTCCTGCGATCTGTCGTCCCGGCCGCGCCGCGTCGTCGGCGATCTCGGCGACACCCGGCGGGTGCTGGAATTCCTTGGCATCGAACCCGGCGGTGACGGCGCATGA
- the kaiC gene encoding circadian clock protein KaiC, translating to MNSIDIDTPEVLERVQTGVKAFDDLVMGGLPRARTTIVGGTPGSGKTVFATQFLAHGITMYGESGVLVTFEEPPRDIEANMRGFGWDLARWRREGRLAFVDASPPTDEEMVIGDFDLGGLLSRILHSVKAVNARRVVLDSLTQLFDHFIGDPRIMRRELFHISNALKQAGLTVLMTAERNSEYGEITRHRLEEFVADNVVILRNVLHREKRRRTIEVLKMRGSHHAEGEAPFTLLANQGVVAVPLSSLRLEQQSSMVRVTSGNRAIDEMCGGGFFRDSVTLVSGATGTGKTLLVTNFLAGGVAAGEKAILFGYEESRGQLFRNASGWGVDFARMEEEGRLRVICLYPEAQGLPDHLLTIQALVDEFQPNRIAVDSLSALERIASDTGFREFLISLTSFIKKREIAGLCTATSKSLVGGQSASEQHISTLTDSIVLLRYIQEQDTMHRGLMVLKMRGSEHAKEIRRFTIDGAGMHLGAPFREAPDVFAGGGDYAR from the coding sequence ATGAACTCGATCGACATCGACACACCCGAGGTCCTCGAACGGGTGCAGACCGGCGTGAAGGCGTTCGACGACCTCGTGATGGGCGGCCTGCCGCGCGCCCGCACCACCATCGTCGGCGGCACGCCGGGCAGCGGCAAGACCGTGTTCGCCACGCAGTTCCTCGCCCACGGCATCACCATGTACGGCGAGAGCGGCGTGCTCGTGACCTTCGAGGAGCCGCCGCGCGACATCGAGGCCAACATGCGCGGCTTCGGCTGGGACCTCGCGCGCTGGCGCCGCGAGGGCCGGCTCGCCTTCGTCGATGCCAGCCCGCCGACCGACGAGGAGATGGTGATCGGCGACTTCGATCTCGGCGGCCTGCTGTCGCGCATCCTGCATTCGGTCAAGGCCGTCAACGCCCGCCGCGTCGTGCTCGACTCGCTCACCCAGCTTTTCGACCATTTCATCGGCGACCCCAGGATCATGCGGCGCGAGCTGTTCCATATCAGCAACGCCCTGAAGCAGGCCGGCCTCACCGTGCTGATGACGGCCGAGCGCAACAGCGAGTACGGCGAGATCACGCGCCACCGGCTCGAGGAGTTCGTGGCCGACAACGTGGTGATCCTGCGCAACGTGCTGCACCGCGAGAAGCGCCGGCGCACCATCGAGGTGCTGAAGATGCGCGGCAGCCATCACGCCGAGGGCGAGGCGCCGTTCACCCTGCTCGCCAACCAGGGCGTGGTCGCCGTCCCCCTCTCCTCGCTCCGGCTCGAGCAGCAGTCGAGCATGGTGCGGGTGACGAGCGGCAACCGCGCGATCGACGAGATGTGCGGCGGCGGCTTCTTCCGCGACAGCGTCACCCTGGTGAGCGGCGCCACCGGCACCGGCAAGACGCTGCTCGTCACCAACTTCCTGGCGGGCGGGGTCGCGGCCGGCGAGAAGGCGATCCTGTTCGGCTACGAGGAGAGCCGCGGCCAGCTCTTCCGCAACGCCAGCGGCTGGGGCGTCGACTTCGCGCGCATGGAGGAGGAAGGCCGGCTGCGCGTGATCTGCCTCTATCCCGAGGCGCAGGGCCTGCCCGACCATCTGCTCACCATCCAGGCGCTGGTCGACGAATTCCAGCCCAACCGCATCGCCGTCGACAGCCTCTCCGCGCTCGAGCGCATCGCGTCCGACACCGGCTTCCGCGAGTTCCTGATCAGCCTCACCTCCTTCATCAAGAAGCGCGAGATCGCCGGCCTCTGCACCGCCACCAGCAAGTCGCTGGTGGGCGGCCAGAGCGCCAGCGAGCAGCACATCTCCACCCTCACCGACTCGATCGTCCTGCTGCGCTACATCCAGGAGCAGGACACCATGCATCGCGGCCTGATGGTGCTGAAGATGCGCGGCAGCGAGCACGCCAAGGAAATCCGCCGCTTCACCATCGACGGCGCCGGCATGCATCTCGGCGCGCCGTTCCGCGAGGCGCCGGACGTGTTCGCGGGCGGCGGCGACTACGCGCGATGA
- a CDS encoding response regulator, translating into MSGGSLDQTELRFLVEKNADGIIVVDGDGVVLFANPAAEEIFGRPPAVLIGAPIGIPVAAGETTEIAVHRPDGRLVEAEIRVVDTVWNQQPARLATLRDVSARKAMEERLRHTAKMEAVGRLTAGIAHDFNNLLTVVLGNLDSARRQLASTEATLAQALENATRGAERAAGLTSRLLAFARRQPLEPRSVDVNALVEGMSDLLRRSLGEEIRVVTALAPEPWTVDVDPTELEAAILNLAVNARDAMPKGGELRIVTANVGPFDEARAAELDLAPGAYVAIMVEDSGTGMEGHVLKQALEPFFTTKGGRGTGLGLSQVYGFATQSGGTVALQSAPGRGTAVRIYLPKAEAMTAPEREREAVRSMPSPIRPVAEPHAGSGETILVVEDDEDVRRYAVGALSGLGYRVLEAGDGLEALGLIEREPALRLLLTDLGLPGGLDGRALGERARHGHPGLAVLIMTAYAATSLIHDGRLDPGIDLLAKPFTREALAQRVRALLDREATPVERRVLLVEDEVLVRLYAADALGALGCTVEQAASFKEARATLERLGPSLAAAVIDLGLPDRPGDALVTEIRALLPSLPILLATGYADAAVRARLPADPLLRIVGKPFQPHDLRSAFEALGLRLG; encoded by the coding sequence ATGTCCGGCGGCAGCCTCGACCAGACCGAGCTGCGCTTCCTCGTCGAGAAGAACGCAGACGGCATCATCGTCGTCGACGGCGACGGCGTCGTCCTGTTCGCCAACCCGGCCGCCGAGGAGATCTTCGGCCGGCCGCCGGCCGTGCTGATCGGGGCGCCGATCGGCATTCCCGTCGCCGCGGGCGAGACGACGGAGATCGCGGTCCATCGGCCCGACGGCCGGCTGGTCGAGGCCGAGATCCGCGTCGTCGACACGGTCTGGAACCAGCAGCCGGCGCGGCTCGCGACCCTGCGCGACGTCTCCGCCCGCAAGGCGATGGAGGAGCGGCTGCGCCACACCGCCAAGATGGAGGCGGTCGGCCGGCTGACGGCCGGCATCGCGCACGACTTCAACAACCTGCTGACGGTGGTGCTGGGCAACCTCGACAGCGCGCGCCGCCAGCTCGCCTCGACCGAGGCGACGCTGGCGCAGGCGCTCGAGAACGCCACGCGCGGCGCCGAGCGCGCCGCCGGCCTCACCAGCCGCCTGCTGGCCTTCGCCCGCCGCCAGCCGCTCGAGCCGCGATCGGTCGACGTCAATGCGCTGGTCGAGGGCATGTCCGATCTCCTGCGCCGCTCGCTTGGCGAGGAGATCCGCGTGGTCACCGCGCTTGCGCCCGAGCCCTGGACGGTCGACGTCGATCCGACCGAGCTCGAGGCGGCGATCCTGAACCTCGCCGTCAATGCGCGCGACGCCATGCCGAAGGGCGGCGAGCTTCGGATCGTGACCGCCAATGTCGGGCCCTTCGACGAGGCGCGGGCGGCCGAGCTCGACCTCGCGCCCGGCGCCTATGTCGCCATCATGGTCGAGGATTCGGGCACGGGCATGGAGGGGCACGTCCTGAAGCAGGCGCTCGAGCCCTTCTTCACCACCAAGGGCGGACGCGGCACCGGCCTCGGCTTGAGCCAGGTCTACGGCTTCGCCACGCAAAGCGGCGGCACGGTCGCCCTGCAGAGCGCGCCGGGACGCGGCACGGCGGTCCGCATCTATCTGCCGAAGGCCGAGGCGATGACGGCGCCGGAACGCGAGCGCGAGGCCGTGCGGTCGATGCCGTCGCCGATCCGACCGGTCGCCGAGCCGCACGCCGGATCGGGCGAGACGATCCTGGTGGTCGAGGACGACGAGGATGTCCGGCGCTATGCCGTCGGCGCGCTGAGCGGCCTGGGCTACCGCGTGCTGGAAGCCGGCGACGGCCTCGAGGCGCTCGGCCTGATCGAGCGCGAGCCCGCCCTGCGCCTGCTGCTGACCGACCTCGGCCTGCCGGGCGGGCTCGACGGCCGGGCACTGGGCGAGCGCGCACGCCACGGCCATCCCGGCCTCGCGGTGCTGATCATGACCGCCTACGCCGCGACCTCGCTGATCCATGACGGCCGGCTCGATCCCGGCATCGACCTGCTGGCCAAGCCGTTCACGCGCGAGGCGCTGGCGCAGCGCGTCCGCGCGCTGCTCGACCGGGAAGCGACGCCGGTCGAACGGCGCGTCCTGCTGGTCGAGGACGAGGTGCTGGTCCGGCTCTACGCCGCCGACGCGCTGGGCGCGCTCGGCTGCACCGTCGAGCAGGCGGCGAGCTTCAAGGAGGCGCGCGCCACGCTCGAGCGCCTCGGCCCGTCGCTGGCCGCCGCCGTGATCGATCTCGGCCTGCCCGACCGGCCGGGCGACGCCCTGGTGACGGAGATCCGCGCCCTTCTGCCGTCGCTGCCGATCCTGCTCGCGACCGGCTATGCCGACGCCGCCGTGCGCGCCCGCCTGCCGGCCGACCCGCTGCTGCGCATCGTCGGCAAGCCCTTCCAGCCCCACGACCTGCGATCCGCCTTCGAGGCCCTGGGCCTGCGCCTCGGCTGA
- a CDS encoding zinc-finger domain-containing protein: protein MSSGRPKFRNDRGVPEIRIGTREFECIGVSPPLDHPHIYIDMGAADAIRCPYCATHFRFDPRLSPAAADPPDCAFED, encoded by the coding sequence ATGTCGAGCGGACGGCCGAAGTTCAGGAACGACCGCGGCGTACCCGAGATCCGCATCGGGACGCGCGAGTTCGAGTGCATCGGCGTGTCGCCGCCGCTCGATCATCCGCACATCTACATCGACATGGGCGCGGCCGACGCGATCCGCTGTCCCTACTGCGCCACGCACTTCCGCTTCGATCCGCGCCTGTCCCCGGCTGCCGCCGATCCGCCTGACTGCGCCTTCGAGGATTGA
- a CDS encoding Hsp20/alpha crystallin family protein: protein MAFFFDLSDPFETLLGFQQALDQLRASAWLDSGLSGQGSFPPLNVFRKDQDIVVIAEVPGVRKSDLQLEIKGNAIRIAGTKQAGPEEKASVHRRERRSGRFDRTITLPIEIDADAVKAECRDGILALFLPRAEHDKPRAITIN from the coding sequence GTGGCATTCTTCTTCGATCTCAGCGATCCATTCGAGACGCTGCTCGGTTTCCAGCAGGCCCTCGACCAGTTGCGCGCCAGCGCATGGCTCGATTCCGGGTTGAGCGGCCAGGGCTCCTTCCCGCCGCTGAACGTCTTCCGCAAGGACCAGGACATCGTGGTCATCGCGGAGGTGCCGGGCGTGAGGAAGAGCGACCTGCAGCTGGAGATCAAGGGCAACGCCATTCGCATCGCCGGCACGAAGCAGGCCGGCCCCGAGGAGAAAGCGAGCGTGCACCGGCGCGAACGCCGCAGCGGCCGCTTCGACCGCACGATCACTTTGCCGATCGAGATCGACGCCGATGCCGTCAAGGCCGAATGCCGCGACGGCATCCTCGCCCTGTTCCTGCCGCGCGCCGAGCACGACAAGCCGCGCGCGATCACGATCAACTGA
- a CDS encoding Hsp20/alpha crystallin family protein: MADQALQVQEKKELVPKGEKTVPARYYVPTTDIYETDDALTVVMEVPGVDRKDVEVRIENDELHVEARIEFSKYEGMEPLYTEYNVGHFTRTFMLSQAVDQQQISAAMADGVLTLTLKKVQQAQPRRIAIT, encoded by the coding sequence ATGGCTGACCAGGCGCTGCAGGTGCAGGAGAAGAAGGAGCTGGTGCCCAAGGGCGAGAAGACCGTCCCCGCCCGCTACTACGTGCCGACCACCGACATCTACGAGACCGACGACGCGCTGACCGTGGTGATGGAGGTGCCCGGCGTCGACCGCAAGGATGTCGAGGTGCGGATCGAGAACGACGAGCTGCATGTCGAGGCGCGGATCGAGTTCTCGAAGTACGAGGGCATGGAGCCGCTCTACACCGAGTACAATGTCGGCCATTTCACGCGCACCTTCATGCTCTCGCAGGCCGTCGACCAGCAGCAGATCAGCGCCGCGATGGCGGACGGCGTGCTGACGCTGACGCTGAAGAAGGTGCAGCAGGCACAGCCGCGGCGCATCGCGATCACCTAG
- a CDS encoding multidrug effflux MFS transporter, translated as MSALSKPAASERRLSGGILFLLAGLAALGALATNIILPAFPRIGASLGVSSQELGLSLSSFFVAFAFGQLLAGTLSDGFGRKWLVLGGLAVFAAGSVLCAFADTLSFLIVGRVIQALGACAASVLSRAIARDLFDGDALARALALTMIAAAAAPGFSPLLGTALDALFGWRITFVVVAAFGAVLALHYARRIGETHPTGRRTSLAASAVASAYGRLAVDPRFLLPALSVSLVIGGLYTFFAAAPAVLMSGLGLTAFELGLSFATTVLIVFAAGFLAPRLADRWGQRTVGMIGLFIALAGSLFMFAFAAAPTFMAFTIAIALYLLGMGLINPLGTAIALHPFGRQAGLASALLGFLQMGCAAIGASFASVLPLQPSASLAVILTAGSALALLVFVPVAMRQPEAEVQA; from the coding sequence ATGTCCGCACTTTCGAAACCCGCAGCTTCCGAGCGCCGGCTGAGCGGGGGAATCCTGTTCCTGCTCGCCGGTCTGGCCGCGCTGGGCGCGCTTGCCACCAACATCATCCTTCCCGCCTTTCCACGGATTGGCGCCAGCCTCGGCGTTTCTTCCCAGGAACTCGGCCTGTCGTTGAGCAGCTTCTTCGTTGCCTTCGCGTTCGGACAACTTCTGGCCGGAACGCTCTCCGACGGCTTCGGCCGCAAATGGCTGGTTCTGGGGGGCCTCGCGGTCTTCGCCGCGGGCAGTGTCCTTTGCGCCTTCGCCGACACCTTGTCCTTCCTGATCGTAGGCCGTGTCATCCAGGCGCTCGGGGCTTGCGCAGCCTCGGTCCTGTCGCGCGCCATCGCACGCGACCTGTTCGACGGCGACGCTCTGGCGCGGGCTCTGGCGCTGACCATGATTGCCGCGGCGGCTGCACCGGGCTTTTCGCCTCTACTCGGAACCGCGCTTGACGCCCTGTTCGGCTGGCGGATTACCTTCGTCGTCGTCGCGGCATTTGGCGCGGTGCTCGCGCTGCATTACGCGAGGCGCATCGGCGAAACGCATCCGACGGGCCGCAGGACGTCCCTGGCGGCTTCGGCCGTGGCCTCCGCCTACGGCCGCTTGGCCGTCGATCCGCGCTTTCTCCTTCCCGCCCTTTCAGTGAGCCTCGTCATCGGCGGCCTCTACACCTTCTTCGCGGCGGCGCCTGCGGTCCTGATGAGCGGGCTTGGCCTTACCGCCTTTGAACTCGGATTGTCTTTCGCGACGACGGTTCTGATCGTGTTCGCGGCCGGGTTTCTCGCGCCACGCCTGGCTGATCGCTGGGGACAGCGCACCGTCGGCATGATCGGCCTCTTCATCGCCCTCGCTGGCAGCCTGTTCATGTTCGCGTTCGCCGCGGCACCGACCTTCATGGCATTCACCATCGCCATCGCGCTCTATCTGCTCGGCATGGGACTGATCAATCCGCTCGGCACGGCGATCGCGCTCCATCCTTTCGGGCGGCAGGCCGGCCTGGCCTCCGCACTGCTGGGCTTTCTGCAGATGGGTTGCGCAGCCATCGGCGCGTCGTTCGCAAGCGTCTTGCCTCTCCAGCCGTCTGCGTCCCTTGCGGTCATCCTGACGGCGGGCTCGGCACTTGCCCTTCTGGTTTTTGTCCCGGTCGCAATGCGCCAGCCGGAGGCGGAGGTCCAAGCATGA
- a CDS encoding TetR/AcrR family transcriptional regulator, producing the protein MRVSRVQAEENRKKVIDVASRLFREHGFDGIGLKDLMKAAGLTHGAFYKQFASKDDLAAQASRRAFESASGRRSAAAAANPQDPLAAVIALFLSMEHRAERMDGCPIVALGADAARQGPKVKASFEAGIKGYLEMFGRLLGEAEGEDPSGKAMAILSTMVGAVLLSRAVNDERLAKRFLQAAAGSVLAQAAAGDAQQGRRQ; encoded by the coding sequence ATGCGCGTGAGTCGGGTTCAGGCTGAAGAAAACCGGAAAAAGGTGATCGACGTGGCGAGCCGGCTTTTCCGGGAACACGGCTTTGACGGCATTGGCCTTAAGGACCTGATGAAGGCTGCCGGGCTGACCCACGGCGCTTTTTACAAGCAATTCGCGTCCAAGGACGACCTGGCGGCGCAGGCCTCCAGACGGGCCTTCGAGAGCGCCTCCGGCCGGCGGTCAGCCGCAGCCGCCGCAAATCCGCAGGACCCGCTCGCTGCGGTGATCGCGCTCTTTCTCAGCATGGAGCATCGCGCAGAACGGATGGACGGCTGTCCGATCGTTGCGCTCGGCGCGGATGCTGCTCGGCAGGGCCCGAAGGTGAAGGCGTCATTCGAAGCCGGCATCAAGGGATACCTCGAGATGTTCGGCCGTTTGCTTGGCGAGGCTGAGGGTGAGGATCCCAGCGGCAAGGCCATGGCTATTCTCTCGACGATGGTCGGCGCGGTCCTCCTCTCGCGGGCGGTCAACGACGAGCGGCTGGCGAAGCGGTTCCTGCAAGCGGCTGCCGGGAGCGTGCTGGCACAGGCGGCTGCGGGTGATGCTCAGCAAGGACGGCGCCAATGA
- a CDS encoding efflux RND transporter periplasmic adaptor subunit → MKKRPAVVLGGLLIGASGAAALVALSLRTPEASAVRDPRQEPPIVRLVTAAGVTGSERAFTGTVGARVQSNLGFRVTGKIVERLVSAGQRVKADQPLMRIDDTDLRLALTAKRNTVLAARAVLVQASADEKRYAALVKNGVAASPQRYEQAKAALDTAEAQLTAADAEARVAENEATYSVLVADADGTVVETLGEPGQVAAAGQTVVRLAQAGPREAVIALPETIRPAIGSVAEASLYGSNGRRYTAHLRQLSDSADAQTRTYEARYVLDGEAAAAPLGATVTIRLASHTSQQEVQVPLGAVLDDGQKTGVWILDSATSSVRFRPVKLVRVSGETAVISGLSPGDPIVSLGAHLLHEGTRVRTASESRGN, encoded by the coding sequence ATGAAAAAGCGACCCGCTGTTGTGCTGGGCGGTCTCCTGATTGGGGCGTCGGGCGCGGCCGCTTTAGTCGCGCTTTCCCTTCGCACGCCGGAAGCCTCCGCCGTGAGGGATCCGAGGCAGGAACCTCCGATCGTGAGATTGGTGACGGCCGCGGGGGTGACCGGGTCCGAACGCGCGTTCACGGGAACCGTTGGGGCGAGAGTCCAAAGCAATCTCGGTTTTCGCGTCACCGGTAAGATTGTGGAACGCCTTGTGAGTGCTGGTCAGCGGGTCAAAGCCGATCAACCTCTGATGCGCATCGACGACACCGACTTGCGTCTCGCCTTGACGGCAAAACGCAACACGGTTCTGGCCGCGCGCGCAGTTCTGGTTCAGGCGAGCGCGGACGAGAAGCGCTATGCCGCTCTGGTCAAGAACGGAGTGGCGGCTAGCCCCCAGCGTTACGAGCAGGCCAAGGCCGCGCTGGACACGGCCGAGGCGCAACTCACTGCCGCCGACGCCGAAGCACGGGTCGCCGAAAACGAGGCGACCTATTCCGTCCTGGTGGCGGACGCGGATGGAACGGTGGTGGAAACCCTTGGCGAACCGGGTCAGGTCGCCGCCGCCGGCCAGACCGTTGTTCGGCTTGCCCAGGCCGGCCCCCGCGAAGCAGTGATCGCGCTTCCCGAAACGATCCGACCGGCGATTGGCTCGGTGGCCGAGGCCAGTCTGTATGGAAGCAACGGACGTCGCTATACCGCGCATCTCCGGCAGTTGTCGGATTCCGCCGATGCACAGACCCGTACCTACGAGGCCCGTTATGTGCTCGATGGCGAGGCCGCGGCGGCACCACTTGGCGCGACGGTAACCATTCGGCTTGCGAGCCACACGAGTCAGCAGGAAGTCCAGGTGCCCCTGGGAGCCGTGCTCGATGACGGCCAGAAGACCGGCGTTTGGATCCTGGACAGCGCCACCTCGAGTGTTCGCTTTCGGCCCGTCAAACTTGTCCGAGTGAGCGGGGAAACCGCCGTGATCTCCGGACTGAGCCCTGGCGATCCGATTGTTTCGCTCGGCGCTCATCTTCTGCATGAGGGCACCCGCGTCAGGACTGCCTCCGAAAGCAGGGGCAACTGA